In Grus americana isolate bGruAme1 chromosome 17, bGruAme1.mat, whole genome shotgun sequence, the following proteins share a genomic window:
- the PKIG gene encoding cAMP-dependent protein kinase inhibitor gamma: MEVESSTYTDFISCDRAGRRNAVHDIQRDATTISMRKLTEDLGDLAVEGAESQRDATSSENDPGARPKGQENSPSP, encoded by the exons ATGGAGGTAGAGTCCAGCACGTACACTGACTTTATTTCCTGCGATCGGGCTGGTCGGAGGAACGCTGTCCACGACATCCAACGAGATGCAACCACCATCAGCATGCGCAAGCTGACCGAGGACCTAGGCGACCTCGCCGTTGAAGGAGCAG AAAGCCAAAGAGATGCCACTTCTTCTGAGAATGACCCTGGAGCAAGACCAAAGGGGCAAGAAAACAGCCCTTCCCCGTGA